In Xyrauchen texanus isolate HMW12.3.18 chromosome 35, RBS_HiC_50CHRs, whole genome shotgun sequence, one DNA window encodes the following:
- the LOC127628556 gene encoding olfactory receptor 1D5-like — MGFKHAIPSFIVWTAVHACLPPAQLDRNITFEIPQSSDQGSCLFRSILPSDTAVQVLICVFLVMTIISLVVNGCTLFSLGRSEDLSWEPRFALLKNLIVSDILLIITQGPTVIHCLLQKTTLPYGAWCLTQFFINTISVFCTVLTITCMALERYLYVCQANYYLRIQSTKHLNLIIGLTWVIPVCLSTVIIALLSLGHNDLLLGKPTTGLLCEPETLEAHMGFPRAPAVFRKVVGLVLMLFCIFSYSFYYLRMYLEERNVVQPFQQVNRTARRTVVFYCCMLLLQLLPIFLKIVSDVLWELEGSMAMIHLVDFPPGWTSAGALHIMLVVMLQVPPCINPLIYGLCNREVREVLPRLLFWRRGNQ; from the coding sequence ATGGGTTTCAAACATGCTATACCAAGTTTCATTGTGTGGACTGCTGTCCATGCGTGTCTACCTCCTGCACAGCTGGATCGCAACATCACTTTTGAGATTCCCCAGTCATCAGACCAAGGGAGCTGCCTGTTCAGATCCATCCTGCCTTCAGATACAGCTGTGCAAGTACtgatttgtgtttttttggtGATGACCATCATCTCTCTGGTTGTTAATGGCTGCACTCTGTTCAGTCTTGGACGTTCAGAAGATTTATCCTGGGAGCCACGGTTTGCCTTGCTGAAAAATCTAATTGTGAGTGACATTCTGCTTATTATCACCCAGGGTCCGACAGTAATACACTGCCTGCTGCAGAAAACCACACTGCCGTATGGAGCTTGGTGCCTCACCCAGTTCTTCATTAACACCATCAGTGTTTTCTGCACTGTGCTGACTATCACCTGCATGGCTCTGGAGCGTTACCTGTACGTGTGCCAGGCCAATTACTACCTGAGAATTCAAAGCACTAAGCACCTTAACCTCATAATTGGGCTCACCTGGGTTATTCCAGTGTGCCTGTCTACTGTGATCATTGCGCTGCTAAGTTTAGGGCACAATGACTTATTGCTTGGAAAACCAACTACAGGACTCCTTTGTGAGCCGGAGACCTTGGAGGCACACATGGGCTTTCCACGGGCTCCAGCCGTCTTTCGTAAAGTGGTGGGGCTTGTATTGATGCTGTTTTGCATCTTTTCTTATTCTTTCTATTACCTGCGCATGTATCTGGAAGAACGCAATGTCGTTCAGCCTTTCCAGCAGGTTAACAGAACGGCACGCAGAACTGTAGTCTTCTACTGCTGTATGCTACTGCTTCAACTGCTCCCCATTTTTCTGAAGATAGTTTCTGATGTTCTGTGGGAACTTGAAGGCAGCATGGCCATGATACACTTGGTGGATTTCCCTCCAGGCTGGACCTCAGCAGGGGCCCTGCATATCATGTTAGTGGTGATGCTCCAGGTGCCTCCGTGTATTAATCCACTCATCTACGGTCTGTGCAACAGGGAGGTGAGAGAAGTGCTGCCCAGGCTGCTGTTCTGGAGGAGGGGAAATCAATAA